From Loxodonta africana isolate mLoxAfr1 chromosome 2, mLoxAfr1.hap2, whole genome shotgun sequence, the proteins below share one genomic window:
- the LOC100653611 gene encoding olfactory receptor 2Y1-like → MGGFNTSYRDGFILVGFSDWPQLELALFIFISIFYPLTLFGNITIITLSRLDLRLQTPMYFFLCNLSFLDLCFTTSTVPQLLINLHGSDRTITYGGCVAQLFIFLALGSTECVLLVVMAFDRYAAVCQPLHYTTIMHPRLCQTLAAISWVGGFMNSAVQTGLMMAMPLCGLHHLNHFFCEMPVLLKMACEDIQGTEVKMFVARVIIVMLPAALILGSYVHIAQAVLRVKSVAGRRKAFGTCGSHLLVVFLFYGSAIYTYLQPMHSYSPSEGKFVALFYTIITPMLNPLIYTLRNKDVKGALKKIVRKGRDSV, encoded by the coding sequence ATGGGAGGGTTCAACACTAGTTACCGAGATGGCTTCATTTTGGTGGGCTTTTCAGATTGGCCTCAACTGGAACTTGCCCTTTTCatctttatttcaattttttaccCCCTAACTCTCTTTGGCAATATCACCATCATCACTCTATCCCGCCTGGATCTGCGGTTGCaaacacccatgtactttttcctctgtAATCTCTCCTTCCTGGACCTCTGCTTCACTACCAGCACTGTGCCCCAGCTTCTGATCAACCTTCATGGATCTGACCGGACCATCACCTACGGAGGGTGTGTGGCCCAGCTCTTTATCTTCCTCGCCCTGGGCTCCACTGAGTGTGTGCTCCTGGTGGTGATGGCCTTTGATCGCTATGCTGCTGTCTGTCAACCACTCCACTACACGACCATTATGCACCCCCGACTCTGCCAGACACTGGCTGCCATCTCCTGGGTGGGAGGCTTCATGAACTCTGCAGTTCAGACAGGTCTCATGATGGCCATGCCGCTCTGTGGCCTCCATCACCTGAACCACTTCTTCTGTGAGATGCCTGTTCTCCTGAAGATGGCTTGTGAGGATATACAAGGTACAGAGGTGAAGATGTTTGTGGCCCGAGTAATTATTGTAATGCTTCCTGCAGCACTAATTCTAGGCTCTTATGTACACATTGCTCAGGCTGTGCTGAGAGTCAAATCAGTTGCTGGACGCAGAAAGGCTTTTGGGACTTGTGGGTCACACCTCTTGGTAGTTTTCCTTTTCTATGGCTCAGCCATCTACACGTACCTCCAACCCATGCATAGTTATTCTCCAAGTGAAGGAAAGTTTGTTGCACTTTTTTATACTATAATTACCCCCATGCTCAATCCTCTCATTTATACCCTAAGGAATAAGGATGTGAAGGGGGCTCTGAAGAAGATAGTACGGAAAGGCAGAGACTCAGTGTag